A genomic region of Lysinibacillus sp. 2017 contains the following coding sequences:
- a CDS encoding FecR domain-containing protein, with amino-acid sequence MKRWSIVTLIAIFLTVSIFSHVGTAEASTSRVAIISKVEGTVEVQKSGGKKILKGFKGMSLNQGDIVTTGKESSVVLKFSNGTSEDDTFVLESSAKVTFSKLSNKSGTITKVSMLKGKAWVDVKSIKNKDDEFVLETPTAIMGVRGTNFFVGVDPNTGLPSLAVLSGNVNVTGSGNNTDQFNVYPASALTVGGQDQLQMIPIDNQILAQMLNSTSSEVMAAILESAQKIISENQKLMNQFSTTTFPTEINQFPLAQNQYTDNVYNLLLALAEEAFKLNKIDGNALSELQQKIKEQQLVNSELHGNKGDVDWEFEAKKLSEQQRLEKLKAEQAKKDALKKEFLASEQKAKEDKLKQDRLDALEKLWLAKQSQAERDEYERKKQERLDEQQPNQGNSNSGSTVSPKPTETPGPTENPGPTETPKPTEPPTPTWPQIEKPFDLQLEIGDSSTAMNYKRGASITDLLVKEPIVVSSDDVSLVFKSTDPSMQLLEVKRDGEPIYELDEDDDGNGDGVFITHLSQERAEMRFTVTVKHNKLDTKEFNLNVATEVPPSWSDIEKPFDVQLLKNELPTDLNYSKSGQEDDITNLLIEREIPVNGDNVSLAIITSDQNIQILEIEQNGVSIKNPDTGFLTQLGQQKTELIFTITVQHNTFGPKIFKLIVNTVVQPFNIYEMWGGHDGSVVSYLPAPYTISTGVSNYDYVITVDEINFTEQYLNAIVFNRKDDADEMLLHVKVGDEWQPLEMNLHLQDSVEYKHYPTPGTDSIQYELVHTRDGITETYLINVPSIQWNN; translated from the coding sequence TTGAAAAGATGGAGTATAGTAACGCTTATAGCTATATTTTTGACAGTATCGATATTTAGCCATGTCGGAACAGCTGAGGCATCCACTTCGAGAGTTGCAATTATATCGAAGGTGGAAGGTACAGTTGAGGTTCAAAAATCCGGAGGTAAAAAGATACTTAAAGGATTCAAAGGAATGAGCTTGAATCAAGGTGATATTGTAACTACTGGTAAGGAAAGCTCAGTTGTATTGAAATTTTCTAATGGTACATCAGAAGACGATACATTCGTATTAGAGAGTAGTGCAAAGGTAACTTTTAGTAAGCTGTCTAATAAGAGTGGTACTATAACGAAAGTAAGTATGCTTAAAGGAAAGGCATGGGTCGATGTAAAATCGATTAAAAATAAAGATGATGAATTTGTATTGGAAACTCCGACTGCTATTATGGGTGTACGGGGTACAAATTTCTTTGTAGGTGTAGACCCTAACACAGGACTCCCTTCGTTAGCGGTTTTGTCGGGGAATGTTAATGTTACTGGAAGCGGTAATAATACTGATCAATTTAACGTTTATCCAGCTTCAGCATTGACTGTTGGTGGCCAAGATCAACTACAAATGATACCGATAGATAACCAAATTTTAGCTCAAATGTTAAATTCAACTAGTAGTGAAGTTATGGCAGCGATCCTAGAAAGTGCACAAAAAATTATTAGTGAGAACCAAAAGCTAATGAATCAGTTTTCAACGACAACTTTCCCAACGGAAATTAATCAATTTCCGCTAGCGCAAAATCAATATACTGATAATGTATATAATTTATTGCTAGCTCTAGCAGAAGAGGCATTTAAGTTAAATAAAATAGATGGAAATGCACTATCAGAATTACAACAGAAAATTAAAGAGCAGCAACTGGTTAATTCTGAATTGCATGGAAATAAAGGCGATGTAGATTGGGAATTTGAAGCGAAAAAATTAAGCGAGCAACAGCGTTTAGAAAAATTAAAGGCAGAGCAGGCCAAAAAGGATGCATTAAAAAAAGAATTTTTAGCTAGTGAACAAAAAGCAAAAGAGGATAAATTGAAGCAAGATCGGCTTGATGCATTAGAAAAGCTCTGGCTTGCTAAGCAAAGCCAAGCTGAACGAGATGAATATGAACGCAAGAAGCAGGAAAGATTAGATGAGCAGCAACCAAATCAGGGGAACTCTAATAGTGGTTCAACGGTATCTCCAAAACCAACAGAGACTCCTGGCCCGACAGAAAATCCTGGCCCGACAGAGACACCGAAACCGACAGAACCTCCAACACCAACATGGCCACAAATAGAGAAGCCATTCGATTTACAGCTCGAGATAGGTGATAGTTCGACAGCCATGAATTATAAGCGAGGAGCGTCGATTACCGATCTACTAGTTAAAGAACCAATAGTAGTAAGCAGTGATGATGTAAGTCTTGTATTTAAATCAACGGACCCATCGATGCAACTTTTAGAAGTTAAACGTGATGGTGAGCCCATCTATGAACTAGATGAAGACGATGACGGTAATGGTGATGGAGTATTTATAACTCATTTGTCTCAGGAACGCGCTGAGATGAGATTCACAGTAACGGTGAAGCATAACAAGTTAGATACGAAAGAATTTAATTTGAATGTGGCTACAGAAGTACCACCCTCATGGTCAGATATAGAGAAACCGTTCGATGTTCAACTTCTGAAAAATGAATTGCCGACAGATTTGAATTATAGTAAGAGTGGTCAAGAAGATGATATCACCAACCTATTAATTGAACGAGAAATACCAGTTAACGGTGATAATGTATCTTTGGCAATTATAACAAGTGACCAAAATATACAAATACTTGAAATTGAACAAAATGGAGTAAGTATTAAAAATCCAGATACTGGATTTTTAACGCAGTTGGGACAACAGAAAACTGAGTTAATTTTCACAATAACCGTGCAACATAATACGTTTGGTCCGAAAATATTTAAGTTGATAGTGAATACCGTTGTACAACCATTTAATATTTACGAAATGTGGGGAGGTCATGATGGAAGTGTCGTTTCTTATCTACCGGCCCCATATACAATTAGCACAGGAGTTTCTAATTATGATTACGTCATTACAGTAGATGAGATTAATTTTACTGAACAATATCTTAATGCTATAGTTTTTAATAGAAAAGATGACGCCGATGAGATGTTGCTACATGTGAAAGTTGGAGATGAGTGGCAACCTCTAGAAATGAATCTCCATCTCCAAGATAGTGTGGAATATAAACACTATCCAACTCCGGGGACTGATTCAATACAGTACGAACTAGTGCATACAAGGGATGGGATTACAGAGACGTATCTCATTAATGTCCCTTCCATTCAATGGAATAATTAA
- a CDS encoding VanZ family protein, with product MKKLKKLLLNILLYAVLVFYLVVLFGLLFLKARDFSSVNLVPFYSIGSFLFSDDPLLHAFSFSNVIGNIVLFVPLGLYLSLFIREKNVVKNVLLVIFISVSVEVLQFVFKVGATDIDDVILNGFGGFIGIIAYHILLKMIGDAQKVKLIVTLGAPIAAIFSVLGIIIYNG from the coding sequence ATGAAAAAACTAAAAAAACTATTACTCAATATTTTACTATACGCCGTATTGGTATTTTATTTGGTTGTGCTATTTGGGCTGCTCTTTCTGAAGGCACGTGATTTTAGCTCGGTCAATCTCGTGCCGTTTTATAGCATTGGCAGTTTTCTATTTAGCGATGATCCATTGTTACATGCTTTTTCATTTTCGAATGTCATCGGCAACATTGTATTATTCGTGCCATTAGGTCTTTATTTATCACTTTTTATTCGCGAAAAAAATGTGGTGAAAAATGTGCTCTTGGTCATTTTCATCAGCGTGTCTGTTGAAGTTTTGCAGTTTGTCTTTAAAGTAGGTGCAACCGATATTGATGATGTCATTTTAAATGGATTCGGTGGCTTTATAGGGATAATTGCATATCACATTCTACTAAAAATGATTGGAGATGCACAAAAAGTAAAGCTCATTGTCACACTGGGTGCCCCGATTGCAGCGATTTTTAGTGTTTTAGGCATCATTATTTATAATGGTTAA
- a CDS encoding stalk domain-containing protein encodes MKHQTLKKYIVITSVCLMVLATPFVAQGEGVLDSKHGLLELRTMVGQSKAGFNDGSTADASLFYPTSLLQQADGSLLISDTNNHKIRMLAIDQLTTLSGHIVDFDESSMPIGSYGDGAIDVAMYQSPGGLAMDEQGQIYIADTNNHSIRLISKEGTVTTIAGSWQLGDQDGKGSAAGFYSPSDVAVDSQGNVYVADTLNHLIRKIDTKGNVTTLNKASERVVEYFPGVLEYSGDFADGSIAEAMFNEPTGLAIDAQDNLYVSDKGNQRIRYIDFATNKVSTVVGNGLYDSDELYVKGAYVDGTVSVARLSSPAGITVTKSGIVLVADTLNHVVRAIYNGNVTTVAGIGGEYGFADGVLSSGALNKPTDVIELANGNIAIADSSNNRIRVVQSYVIPERVKYDGPTRIIVNDELLETDVAPMLEKNRIYAPLRAIVTKLGLNVNYLTETKQYEVIVDDKLSYIFSTSSDRVIKLENGVNSELLMDNSVILADGRLLIPVRFFAEQLGYDVQWDQANSNVVIRHTIFN; translated from the coding sequence ATGAAACATCAGACTTTGAAAAAATATATCGTAATCACATCTGTATGCTTGATGGTTTTAGCGACACCATTCGTTGCGCAGGGTGAAGGAGTGCTCGATAGTAAGCACGGATTGCTAGAATTACGCACAATGGTAGGACAATCGAAGGCTGGTTTTAACGACGGTTCCACTGCTGATGCGTCATTATTCTATCCTACTTCATTACTACAGCAGGCTGACGGCAGCTTACTTATTAGTGATACCAATAATCATAAAATTAGAATGTTAGCTATCGATCAGCTGACAACTTTAAGCGGTCATATTGTAGATTTCGATGAATCTTCAATGCCAATAGGAAGCTATGGAGATGGTGCTATTGATGTAGCTATGTATCAATCACCTGGTGGACTTGCTATGGATGAACAAGGTCAAATCTATATTGCTGATACAAATAATCATAGTATTCGCCTTATTTCTAAGGAAGGTACTGTAACAACAATTGCTGGTTCATGGCAACTTGGCGATCAAGATGGGAAGGGCTCAGCTGCAGGATTCTATTCTCCATCCGATGTTGCTGTCGATAGTCAAGGTAACGTCTATGTTGCTGATACGTTAAATCATCTTATTCGTAAAATAGATACGAAGGGCAATGTTACAACTTTGAATAAGGCATCTGAAAGAGTGGTTGAATATTTTCCAGGTGTATTAGAGTATAGTGGCGATTTTGCAGATGGTTCTATAGCTGAAGCTATGTTCAATGAGCCTACTGGTCTAGCGATAGATGCTCAAGATAATTTATATGTTAGCGATAAAGGGAATCAACGTATCCGCTATATCGATTTTGCTACGAATAAGGTATCGACAGTAGTGGGCAATGGCCTTTATGACAGCGATGAGTTGTATGTGAAGGGAGCTTATGTTGATGGGACAGTTTCTGTTGCACGTCTATCCTCTCCAGCAGGGATTACAGTAACAAAATCAGGTATAGTACTTGTCGCAGATACACTTAATCATGTCGTTCGGGCTATTTATAATGGAAATGTAACGACAGTCGCTGGTATTGGAGGGGAGTATGGCTTCGCGGATGGCGTACTATCCTCAGGGGCATTGAATAAGCCTACCGATGTCATCGAATTAGCTAATGGAAATATCGCGATTGCTGATTCATCTAACAATAGAATAAGAGTCGTTCAATCTTATGTAATTCCAGAAAGGGTAAAATATGATGGCCCCACTCGTATTATTGTAAATGATGAGCTGCTGGAAACGGATGTTGCTCCAATGCTCGAAAAAAATCGGATATATGCACCGCTACGAGCGATCGTTACGAAGCTAGGTTTGAATGTCAACTATTTGACAGAGACGAAGCAATATGAAGTTATCGTCGATGATAAGCTGAGCTATATATTCTCTACATCAAGTGATCGCGTAATAAAGCTTGAAAATGGTGTGAATAGTGAATTATTGATGGATAATTCCGTTATTTTAGCGGATGGTCGTTTATTAATTCCAGTGAGATTTTTTGCAGAGCAACTTGGATATGATGTGCAATGGGATCAAGCGAACAGTAATGTTGTTATAAGACATACAATATTTAATTGA